A DNA window from Loxodonta africana isolate mLoxAfr1 chromosome 7, mLoxAfr1.hap2, whole genome shotgun sequence contains the following coding sequences:
- the IRF7 gene encoding interferon regulatory factor 7 isoform X4 yields MPGPDSRGRSTHRGTPRVLFGEWLLHEISSGRYEGLRWLDAARTRFRVPWKHFARKDLEEADAHIFKAWAVARGRWPPSNCAGTQPPPEAPERAGWKTNFRCALHSTRRFVMLQDNSGDPADPHKVFAVSPAPGRRGPGSDRTEEAPADGWPMRGEPPGPFLGGEAGERPTPALDWASATRQSPEPCTSNPLPARAGDTRDLLHQALQQSHLGDDLLEAAWRMDPAPQQPSEPGLAVLEVTILYKGRLVLQEVVGRTSCVLLYQPPGPAAEATDVQLVAFPSPAELPDQKQLRYTEELLRHVDPGLQLELRGGSLWARRLGKCKVYWEVGGPLGSASPSSHACLLHRNFDTPIFDFGVFFRELVEFRERRRQGSPHYTIYLGFGQDLSAGRPKEKSLVLVKLEPWLCRAYHEGAQREGTSSLDSSSLGLCLSSSNSLYDDINHFLMELGQPA; encoded by the exons ATGCCCGGCCCTGACTCGCGTGGCCGTTCCACCCACAGAGGGACCCCACGCGTGCTGTTCGGAGAGTGGCTTCTGCACGAGATCAGCAGCGGCCGCTACGAGGGGCTGCGGTGGCTGGATGCGGCCCGTACGCGCTTCCGCGTGCCCTGGAAACACTTCGCACGCAAGGATCTGGAAGAGGCTGACGCGCACATCTTCAAG GCGTGGGCTGTGGCCCGCGGCAGGTGGCCACCCAGCAACTGCGCGGGCACCCAGCCGCCCCCCGAGGCACCAGAGCGCGCCGGCTGGAAAACTAACTTCCGCTGCGCCCTGCACAGCACGCGGCGCTTCGTGATGCTGCAGGACAACTCGGGAGACCCCGCGGATCCGCACAAGGTGTTTGCGGTCAGCCCCGCGCCGGGAAGAAGAG GCCCAGGCAGCGACAGAACAGAAGAGGCCCCTGCAGATGGCTGGCCCATGAGG GGTGAGCCTCCTGGGCCATTCCTGGGAGGAGAAGCTGGTGAGAGGCCCACACCTGCATTGGATTGGGCTTCAGCAACTAGGCAGAGCCCTGAGCCCTGTACCTCAAACCCTCTTCCCGCCCGGGCTGGTGACACCAGGGACCTTCTGCACCAGGCTCTGCAGCAGAGCCACCTTGGAGACGATTTGCTGGAAGCAGCATGGAGGATGGATCCGGCCCCCCAGCAGCCTTCCG AACCTGGCCTGGCGGTCTTGGAGGTGACCATCCTGTACAAGGGCCGCCTGGTGCTGCAGGAAGTAGTGGGCCGCACGAGCTGCGTGCTCCTGTACCAGCCCCCTGGCCCCGCTGCCGAGGCCACAGACGTGCAGCTGGTGGCCTTCCCCAGCCCAGCCGAGCTCCCCGACCAGAAGCAGCTTCGCTACACGGAGGAGCTGCTGCGACACGTGGATCCGGGGCTGCAGCTGGAGCTGCGCGGAGGCAGCCTGTGGGCGCGGCGCCTGGGCAAATGTAAGGTGTACTGGGAGGTGGGCggccccctgggctctgccagcCCCTCCAGCCACGCCTGCCTGCTGCATAGGAACTTCGACACTCCCATCTTCGACTTCGGAGTCTTCTTCAGGG AGCTGGTGGAATTCCGGGAACGGCGGCGCCAGGGCTCCCCGCACTATACCATCTACCTGGGCTTTGGGCAGGACCTGTCTGCTGGGAGGCCGAAGGAGAAGAGCCTGGTCCTGGTGAAG CTGGAGCCATGGCTCTGCAGGGCGTATCATGAAGGCGCGCAGCGTGAGGGCACGTCCTCCCTGGACAGCAGCAGCCTCGGCCTCTGCCTGTCCAGCTCCAACAGCCTGTACGATGACATCAACCACTTCCTCATGGAGCTGGGGCAGCCTGCCTAG
- the IRF7 gene encoding interferon regulatory factor 7 isoform X3, translating into MPGPDSRGRSTHRGTPRVLFGEWLLHEISSGRYEGLRWLDAARTRFRVPWKHFARKDLEEADAHIFKAWAVARGRWPPSNCAGTQPPPEAPERAGWKTNFRCALHSTRRFVMLQDNSGDPADPHKVFAVSPAPGRRGPGSDRTEEAPADGWPMRGEPPGPFLGGEAGERPTPALDWASATRQSPEPCTSNPLPARAGDTRDLLHQALQQSHLGDDLLEAAWRMDPAPQQPSGPVLACEELYLPWAVEAAPNPPPQPPDQALMTDACQTPASEPTQEVGPAPSLLTCTPLAEPGLAVLEVTILYKGRLVLQEVVGRTSCVLLYQPPGPAAEATDVQLVAFPSPAELPDQKQLRYTEELLRHVDPGLQLELRGGSLWARRLGKCKVYWEVGGPLGSASPSSHACLLHRNFDTPIFDFGVFFRELVEFRERRRQGSPHYTIYLGFGQDLSAGRPKEKSLVLVKLEPWLCRAYHEGAQREGTSSLDSSSLGLCLSSSNSLYDDINHFLMELGQPA; encoded by the exons ATGCCCGGCCCTGACTCGCGTGGCCGTTCCACCCACAGAGGGACCCCACGCGTGCTGTTCGGAGAGTGGCTTCTGCACGAGATCAGCAGCGGCCGCTACGAGGGGCTGCGGTGGCTGGATGCGGCCCGTACGCGCTTCCGCGTGCCCTGGAAACACTTCGCACGCAAGGATCTGGAAGAGGCTGACGCGCACATCTTCAAG GCGTGGGCTGTGGCCCGCGGCAGGTGGCCACCCAGCAACTGCGCGGGCACCCAGCCGCCCCCCGAGGCACCAGAGCGCGCCGGCTGGAAAACTAACTTCCGCTGCGCCCTGCACAGCACGCGGCGCTTCGTGATGCTGCAGGACAACTCGGGAGACCCCGCGGATCCGCACAAGGTGTTTGCGGTCAGCCCCGCGCCGGGAAGAAGAG GCCCAGGCAGCGACAGAACAGAAGAGGCCCCTGCAGATGGCTGGCCCATGAGG GGTGAGCCTCCTGGGCCATTCCTGGGAGGAGAAGCTGGTGAGAGGCCCACACCTGCATTGGATTGGGCTTCAGCAACTAGGCAGAGCCCTGAGCCCTGTACCTCAAACCCTCTTCCCGCCCGGGCTGGTGACACCAGGGACCTTCTGCACCAGGCTCTGCAGCAGAGCCACCTTGGAGACGATTTGCTGGAAGCAGCATGGAGGATGGATCCGGCCCCCCAGCAGCCTTCCG GCCCAGTGCTGGCTTGTGAGGAGCTATACTTGCCGTGGGCAGTGGAGGCGGCCCCCAACCCCCCACCACAGCCCCCCGACCAGGCCCTGATGACAG ATGCCTGCCAGACTCCCGCCTCAGAGCCCACGCAGGAGGTGGGGCCTGCGCCCTCTCTCCTCACCTGTACCCCACTGGCAG AACCTGGCCTGGCGGTCTTGGAGGTGACCATCCTGTACAAGGGCCGCCTGGTGCTGCAGGAAGTAGTGGGCCGCACGAGCTGCGTGCTCCTGTACCAGCCCCCTGGCCCCGCTGCCGAGGCCACAGACGTGCAGCTGGTGGCCTTCCCCAGCCCAGCCGAGCTCCCCGACCAGAAGCAGCTTCGCTACACGGAGGAGCTGCTGCGACACGTGGATCCGGGGCTGCAGCTGGAGCTGCGCGGAGGCAGCCTGTGGGCGCGGCGCCTGGGCAAATGTAAGGTGTACTGGGAGGTGGGCggccccctgggctctgccagcCCCTCCAGCCACGCCTGCCTGCTGCATAGGAACTTCGACACTCCCATCTTCGACTTCGGAGTCTTCTTCAGGG AGCTGGTGGAATTCCGGGAACGGCGGCGCCAGGGCTCCCCGCACTATACCATCTACCTGGGCTTTGGGCAGGACCTGTCTGCTGGGAGGCCGAAGGAGAAGAGCCTGGTCCTGGTGAAG CTGGAGCCATGGCTCTGCAGGGCGTATCATGAAGGCGCGCAGCGTGAGGGCACGTCCTCCCTGGACAGCAGCAGCCTCGGCCTCTGCCTGTCCAGCTCCAACAGCCTGTACGATGACATCAACCACTTCCTCATGGAGCTGGGGCAGCCTGCCTAG
- the IRF7 gene encoding interferon regulatory factor 7 isoform X2 codes for MALASERGTPRVLFGEWLLHEISSGRYEGLRWLDAARTRFRVPWKHFARKDLEEADAHIFKAWAVARGRWPPSNCAGTQPPPEAPERAGWKTNFRCALHSTRRFVMLQDNSGDPADPHKVFAVSPAPGRRGPGSDRTEEAPADGWPMRGEPPGPFLGGEAGERPTPALDWASATRQSPEPCTSNPLPARAGDTRDLLHQALQQSHLGDDLLEAAWRMDPAPQQPSGPVLACEELYLPWAVEAAPNPPPQPPDQALMTGRRGAGNSEGEKGWSIRYQLSSGPSSSDACQTPASEPTQEVGPAPSLLTCTPLAEPGLAVLEVTILYKGRLVLQEVVGRTSCVLLYQPPGPAAEATDVQLVAFPSPAELPDQKQLRYTEELLRHVDPGLQLELRGGSLWARRLGKCKVYWEVGGPLGSASPSSHACLLHRNFDTPIFDFGVFFRELVEFRERRRQGSPHYTIYLGFGQDLSAGRPKEKSLVLVKLEPWLCRAYHEGAQREGTSSLDSSSLGLCLSSSNSLYDDINHFLMELGQPA; via the exons ATGGCCTTGGCTTCTGAGAG AGGGACCCCACGCGTGCTGTTCGGAGAGTGGCTTCTGCACGAGATCAGCAGCGGCCGCTACGAGGGGCTGCGGTGGCTGGATGCGGCCCGTACGCGCTTCCGCGTGCCCTGGAAACACTTCGCACGCAAGGATCTGGAAGAGGCTGACGCGCACATCTTCAAG GCGTGGGCTGTGGCCCGCGGCAGGTGGCCACCCAGCAACTGCGCGGGCACCCAGCCGCCCCCCGAGGCACCAGAGCGCGCCGGCTGGAAAACTAACTTCCGCTGCGCCCTGCACAGCACGCGGCGCTTCGTGATGCTGCAGGACAACTCGGGAGACCCCGCGGATCCGCACAAGGTGTTTGCGGTCAGCCCCGCGCCGGGAAGAAGAG GCCCAGGCAGCGACAGAACAGAAGAGGCCCCTGCAGATGGCTGGCCCATGAGG GGTGAGCCTCCTGGGCCATTCCTGGGAGGAGAAGCTGGTGAGAGGCCCACACCTGCATTGGATTGGGCTTCAGCAACTAGGCAGAGCCCTGAGCCCTGTACCTCAAACCCTCTTCCCGCCCGGGCTGGTGACACCAGGGACCTTCTGCACCAGGCTCTGCAGCAGAGCCACCTTGGAGACGATTTGCTGGAAGCAGCATGGAGGATGGATCCGGCCCCCCAGCAGCCTTCCG GCCCAGTGCTGGCTTGTGAGGAGCTATACTTGCCGTGGGCAGTGGAGGCGGCCCCCAACCCCCCACCACAGCCCCCCGACCAGGCCCTGATGACAGGTAGGAGAGGGGCTGGGAACAGTGAGGGAGAGAAGGGCTGGTCTATCAGGTATCAGCTCAGctcaggcccttcttcctcagATGCCTGCCAGACTCCCGCCTCAGAGCCCACGCAGGAGGTGGGGCCTGCGCCCTCTCTCCTCACCTGTACCCCACTGGCAG AACCTGGCCTGGCGGTCTTGGAGGTGACCATCCTGTACAAGGGCCGCCTGGTGCTGCAGGAAGTAGTGGGCCGCACGAGCTGCGTGCTCCTGTACCAGCCCCCTGGCCCCGCTGCCGAGGCCACAGACGTGCAGCTGGTGGCCTTCCCCAGCCCAGCCGAGCTCCCCGACCAGAAGCAGCTTCGCTACACGGAGGAGCTGCTGCGACACGTGGATCCGGGGCTGCAGCTGGAGCTGCGCGGAGGCAGCCTGTGGGCGCGGCGCCTGGGCAAATGTAAGGTGTACTGGGAGGTGGGCggccccctgggctctgccagcCCCTCCAGCCACGCCTGCCTGCTGCATAGGAACTTCGACACTCCCATCTTCGACTTCGGAGTCTTCTTCAGGG AGCTGGTGGAATTCCGGGAACGGCGGCGCCAGGGCTCCCCGCACTATACCATCTACCTGGGCTTTGGGCAGGACCTGTCTGCTGGGAGGCCGAAGGAGAAGAGCCTGGTCCTGGTGAAG CTGGAGCCATGGCTCTGCAGGGCGTATCATGAAGGCGCGCAGCGTGAGGGCACGTCCTCCCTGGACAGCAGCAGCCTCGGCCTCTGCCTGTCCAGCTCCAACAGCCTGTACGATGACATCAACCACTTCCTCATGGAGCTGGGGCAGCCTGCCTAG
- the IRF7 gene encoding interferon regulatory factor 7 isoform X1 — MPGPDSRGRSTHRGTPRVLFGEWLLHEISSGRYEGLRWLDAARTRFRVPWKHFARKDLEEADAHIFKAWAVARGRWPPSNCAGTQPPPEAPERAGWKTNFRCALHSTRRFVMLQDNSGDPADPHKVFAVSPAPGRRGPGSDRTEEAPADGWPMRGEPPGPFLGGEAGERPTPALDWASATRQSPEPCTSNPLPARAGDTRDLLHQALQQSHLGDDLLEAAWRMDPAPQQPSGPVLACEELYLPWAVEAAPNPPPQPPDQALMTGRRGAGNSEGEKGWSIRYQLSSGPSSSDACQTPASEPTQEVGPAPSLLTCTPLAEPGLAVLEVTILYKGRLVLQEVVGRTSCVLLYQPPGPAAEATDVQLVAFPSPAELPDQKQLRYTEELLRHVDPGLQLELRGGSLWARRLGKCKVYWEVGGPLGSASPSSHACLLHRNFDTPIFDFGVFFRELVEFRERRRQGSPHYTIYLGFGQDLSAGRPKEKSLVLVKLEPWLCRAYHEGAQREGTSSLDSSSLGLCLSSSNSLYDDINHFLMELGQPA; from the exons ATGCCCGGCCCTGACTCGCGTGGCCGTTCCACCCACAGAGGGACCCCACGCGTGCTGTTCGGAGAGTGGCTTCTGCACGAGATCAGCAGCGGCCGCTACGAGGGGCTGCGGTGGCTGGATGCGGCCCGTACGCGCTTCCGCGTGCCCTGGAAACACTTCGCACGCAAGGATCTGGAAGAGGCTGACGCGCACATCTTCAAG GCGTGGGCTGTGGCCCGCGGCAGGTGGCCACCCAGCAACTGCGCGGGCACCCAGCCGCCCCCCGAGGCACCAGAGCGCGCCGGCTGGAAAACTAACTTCCGCTGCGCCCTGCACAGCACGCGGCGCTTCGTGATGCTGCAGGACAACTCGGGAGACCCCGCGGATCCGCACAAGGTGTTTGCGGTCAGCCCCGCGCCGGGAAGAAGAG GCCCAGGCAGCGACAGAACAGAAGAGGCCCCTGCAGATGGCTGGCCCATGAGG GGTGAGCCTCCTGGGCCATTCCTGGGAGGAGAAGCTGGTGAGAGGCCCACACCTGCATTGGATTGGGCTTCAGCAACTAGGCAGAGCCCTGAGCCCTGTACCTCAAACCCTCTTCCCGCCCGGGCTGGTGACACCAGGGACCTTCTGCACCAGGCTCTGCAGCAGAGCCACCTTGGAGACGATTTGCTGGAAGCAGCATGGAGGATGGATCCGGCCCCCCAGCAGCCTTCCG GCCCAGTGCTGGCTTGTGAGGAGCTATACTTGCCGTGGGCAGTGGAGGCGGCCCCCAACCCCCCACCACAGCCCCCCGACCAGGCCCTGATGACAGGTAGGAGAGGGGCTGGGAACAGTGAGGGAGAGAAGGGCTGGTCTATCAGGTATCAGCTCAGctcaggcccttcttcctcagATGCCTGCCAGACTCCCGCCTCAGAGCCCACGCAGGAGGTGGGGCCTGCGCCCTCTCTCCTCACCTGTACCCCACTGGCAG AACCTGGCCTGGCGGTCTTGGAGGTGACCATCCTGTACAAGGGCCGCCTGGTGCTGCAGGAAGTAGTGGGCCGCACGAGCTGCGTGCTCCTGTACCAGCCCCCTGGCCCCGCTGCCGAGGCCACAGACGTGCAGCTGGTGGCCTTCCCCAGCCCAGCCGAGCTCCCCGACCAGAAGCAGCTTCGCTACACGGAGGAGCTGCTGCGACACGTGGATCCGGGGCTGCAGCTGGAGCTGCGCGGAGGCAGCCTGTGGGCGCGGCGCCTGGGCAAATGTAAGGTGTACTGGGAGGTGGGCggccccctgggctctgccagcCCCTCCAGCCACGCCTGCCTGCTGCATAGGAACTTCGACACTCCCATCTTCGACTTCGGAGTCTTCTTCAGGG AGCTGGTGGAATTCCGGGAACGGCGGCGCCAGGGCTCCCCGCACTATACCATCTACCTGGGCTTTGGGCAGGACCTGTCTGCTGGGAGGCCGAAGGAGAAGAGCCTGGTCCTGGTGAAG CTGGAGCCATGGCTCTGCAGGGCGTATCATGAAGGCGCGCAGCGTGAGGGCACGTCCTCCCTGGACAGCAGCAGCCTCGGCCTCTGCCTGTCCAGCTCCAACAGCCTGTACGATGACATCAACCACTTCCTCATGGAGCTGGGGCAGCCTGCCTAG